One part of the Rutidosis leptorrhynchoides isolate AG116_Rl617_1_P2 chromosome 1, CSIRO_AGI_Rlap_v1, whole genome shotgun sequence genome encodes these proteins:
- the LOC139862582 gene encoding putative RING-H2 finger protein ATL21A, whose protein sequence is METKHILHLIFSSVLLLTPRLVTGADDDCLPASCGPGEPEIRFPFRITGRQPSQCGFPGFDLSCNKQNRTVIQLPSSQSFTVTKILYVSQVLYIDPEFCQPNRITDFNLTNTPFDFSSVRSYTFYNCSLQSFGFMYPAVPFPCLSSVNYSVIAVRTGLYSPVNMPASCEVMKTIAVPVRWNGDIRAQLELMWFTPYCRSCEMEGRACGLKTDDGGQTVCLGSTRGLPKGAKYGLSIGIGIPALVCIVGLICFGASRVRDNSETQQQRIDRFSIPIIPQPRSTTGLSGATIESYPKTVLGESCRLPKDDGICSICLSDYKPKESLRTIPECNHYFHAECIDEWLKLNATCPVCRNSPENSSLVTPCSSTSSSSSMNSS, encoded by the exons ATGGAGACAAAACATATTCTCCACCTAATCTTCTCCTCCGTTTTATTACTGACACCTAGACTTGTTACCGGCGCCGACGATGACTGTTTACCGGCATCATGCGGTCCCGGCGAACCTGAAATACGTTTTCCGTTCCGTATCACCGGCCGTCAACCGTCTCAGTGCGGATTCCCCGGTTTTGACCTCTCATGTAACAAACAAAATCGAACAGTTATCCAACTTCCGTCATCTCAGTCGTTCACCGTCACCAAAATATTATACGTTTCACAG GTGCTATATATAGATCCAGAATTTTGCCAGCCAAATCGAATAACCGATTTCAATTTAACAAACACGCCGTTCGATTTCAGTAGTGTACGGAGCTACACATTTTACAATTGTTCGTTACAGAGCTTTGGTTTTATGTATCCGGCAGTGCCGTTTCCGTGTTTAAGTAGTGTTAATTACTCGGTGATTGCGGTACGGACGGGACTTTATTCGCCGGTAAATATGCCGGCGAGTTGTGAAGTAATGAAGACGATTGCGGTGCCGGTGAGGTGGAACGGTGATATACGAGCGCAATTGGAGTTGATGTGGTTTACACCGTATTGTAGATCTTGTGAAATGGAAGGTAGAGCTTGTGGATTGAAAACTGATGATGGTGGACAGACGGTGTGCCTGGGTTCTACTCGCG GACTTCCAAAGGGCGCTAAGTACGGATTAAGCATAGGCATCGGTATACCTGCATTAGTATGTATAGTCGGACTAATATGCTTTGGGGCCTCTAGAGTGCGAGATAATAGTGAAACTCAACAACAACGTATTGACCGTTTCTCTATACCAATCATCCCACAACCACGCTCCACAACAGGCTTAAGTGGGGCCACAATCGAATCGTACCCAAAAACCGTGCTTGGAGAGAGTTGTAGATTGCCTAAAGACGACGGTATTTGTTCTATTTGTCTTTCAGATTACAAACCTAAGGAGTCGTTAAGGACAATACCAGAATGTAATCACTACTTCCATGCGGAATGTATTGACGAGTGGCTTAAATTGAATGCAACTTGCCCTGTATGTAGAAATTCACCTGAAAATTCATCATTGGTTACACCGTgttcatcgacatcatcatcatcatcaatgaaTTCATCGTAG